The DNA window CCGCCGGGTCGTAGGCCACGCCGGCAACCTTCGTGAGCAGGTCCTCCTTCCGGTGCTCCCTGAAGGTGAGCGTATCCAGTTCAAGGGTCCCGTTCGTCAGGTTGAAGAGGTTGCCGTCTGCATCGAGTTCGTCGGACAGGATCCCGATCGTCTCCTCGCTCGATGCCATGAAGAGCATGTCATCCAGCCGTTTCTTCCCCTCGCTGATGACAGCCCATTTCGCCAGGGCCGGCCTCTTCGCGTCGTCGCGTTCACGATCAGCCTCGCGATAAATTGCCCGTGCGGTCTCCTTCGCACGACGGTATACCGCCCGCTTCGGGTCTTCACGCCAGCGCGTACCGTCCCATTCGAGCCATATCTTTCTGGGATGGCAGTACCTCGTCGTCTCTCCCCATCGAGCGGCGAACCGTTCCCCGTTGCCGGCATCTGTCATCGGGTAGTCCTTGCACTGCCGGTCGAGATCCTCGCCGGCCGCCTCCGTCTCGTTCGCCGGTGTTGCAGGGGAGATCCGGGTGGACGATGAGAGGGCTGTGTCGATGGTGATCCCGCCGTAGGTCTCCTGACCTCGCCGTTCATCCCACTTGGGACGCATGAGTGCCGACCTTCGGAAGATACGATCGATCTGGTTCCGATCCCTTGTCCAGAAGGCCAGGATCGTACAGAGGGCCAGGTCTGCTGCCGAGTGGTCTCCTCTGTACTCCCCGAGGTCGCCGGCCCGGAAGAGTGCGGTGAACTTTTGTCCGTTCAGGGCTGACGCTGCCCGCCGGATCACCTCGGCATCCTCCAGGTGAACCGGAAGAGCGGAGGGCCTCGCCGGGGGCCGGACGGTGTGACGGCCGGGATCGATCTGTTGATACAGGGTCTCCAGCGTTCCGGTTGCGGCCTCCTGCACGTCGGCCGGGGTCTGTGGGATGTGCCGGCCTGTCATCACAAAGAACCTGCCGGCATCGTAGATCTCGAGGTCTCCGCTCCGGCATCGTGTGCCCGGTTTCTCACCGAGCAGGATCACGTGGGCGCCGGTCCCGGATTGCGAGATCTCAGCGTAGGAGGCGAATGAGCGGATCTTCTCCAGTATCCCGTCCTCCCACCGGCCGGTGACGGGATCGCGCTGATGGTCCAGGTCGATGCCGACGATGCCGTCCCCTTCGACAAAGACGAATCCGATCCCGCTGACCAGGTCGAACGCGACGAATTTCTCGAACGCTTCCCGGATCTTATCGAAAGAACTCCAGGTCGCGGGATCGGTGGTGCTCGCCGGCCTCACCTGCATTCCGTCGTCCGTCGCCTCGACGCAGTATGGTACTTTCGTGGGTTTCCCCGCTCGGTACTCCAATCTCCAGAGAATCCACTGGTCACGTGCCTGGAGAAGAGCCGGGATCGCGCCGAAGTCCGGGGCTGCCGGTCGCTGGTTTTTCCTCTCTGCCGGTGCCGCTGCCAGTGTCGGAGCCGGCTTCTCCTTCTGTGCCGCAGTGATCACCCATCCGAGCGCCTCCGCTTCAGCCATGTCATTCATGTCCATTGGGATCACCCCGCCCGGTCTGCTGTGCGATCCGGTGGAGAGCAGATCATTTCGTGGGGAAGCGTGATCCTTCCGCTGGTTGTTCTGATCGTGATCGCCGGGCTCGGTGCTTTCCGGAGGGCGGCCACTCGTCGATTCATGAAATGGCCTGAGGCACCGATCGGCGTTGCGGTCTTCTCTGAGGATCTGTGTACGAACGTTTCCATACTGGACTATCGACCTGGATCCTCGATAAGCAATAATCCGAATTCCTGCTGGCTTTCACCTCTCCGTTCTTTCCCTGATCAGATACTATTTAGCGAACGGATCAGATTCGGGCCGGTCGGCTTTTTGGGAGAGTTAAACGGTAGGATGGTGATCGATAAAAATGGGGGAATCAGGGGAGGAGCTGATAGGTGCCGGTGCTTCCGATGATATAGATGTCGGCGCCAACCTGAAGGTTGAGCCCTCCATCAGTGCCGGTGGTGACGTTGTACAGGTTGATGATCCGGTTGTCGTTCTGGCCCGGGATGACCTGTCCACCGTTCACCGTGAAACTGGTCCAGACATTCTGCGAGGGAACGGTCACTGCCAGGGTCGACTGGAGGGTGTCGAATCCGTGGATGGCGATCCCGGTTACGGCACCTCTCTGGATGACGACGCCGTTGATCGAGAGGGTCGCGTCCGGAGCTGTGAAGGTCCAGATCCCTCCGCTCGAGATCTGGATGTTTGCACTCCCGCTCTTCTCGATGGTCAGTCTGACGATATCGTCCTGGTTGATCTGGTGGAAGGTGCCGTCGATCGAGACCCCGGTCGACCCGGACCAGGCGACGGTGTCCCTGAACTGGAAGTAACCGCCGCTCACCAGGGATCCCGGTTTGGCAGCGTTCAGCGTGATGGGTCCGCCTGGAGAGACCGGCTTGTAGTAGTTCCAGAAGTTGGTGTTCGTGTAGGCACTCTTGCTGCCCGGGTTGATCTGAACTGAACCGGTGGTTCCACCTGCCGGGTTCGTTCCCCTCCAGCCCATCGGAAGCACCTCCACGACGGTGTAGCCCTTTGCATTGTCCAGCCCGTAGAATGCATAGGCTCCGTTTGCATCGCTCGTCGTCGTTGCGATGACATTTCCGTTCAGGAACAGGTTGATCGTCCAGCCGGCGAGCTTCGGGTCAGCGGTGTTCGCCACGCCGTCGCCGTTCTGATCGTTGTAGATCGTTCCGTTGATCAGCCCTCCTGCCGGGGTCGGCGTCGTCGCTGGCGCGTTGACGGTGATCGTTCTCGTGGCCTGGGTGCTCTGCCCGAACGGATTGGTGACGACCAGGGTGGCTGTGTAAGTGCCTGGCGTGTTGTAGGAGTGGCTCACGTTCTGACTGATCCCTGTCTGGCTGCCGTCGCCGAAGTTCCAGGTCCAGGCGATGATGTTGTAGCCGGTCGAGGTGTCGGTGAAGTCGACCTGCAGCGGGGCATATCCGGTGGTCGCGGTCGTCGTGAAGTTGGCGACCAGCGGCGGGTAGACGGTGATGTACCCGGTTTTGGTGGTCGTGCCGCTTCCATAGGCGTTGGTGACAGTCAGGGTGACATTGAACGTCTTCGGGATGGTTCCCTGGTTGGTATACAGGTGCTGCGGGCTCCTGGTG is part of the Methanosphaerula palustris E1-9c genome and encodes:
- a CDS encoding phage/plasmid primase, P4 family; translated protein: MDMNDMAEAEALGWVITAAQKEKPAPTLAAAPAERKNQRPAAPDFGAIPALLQARDQWILWRLEYRAGKPTKVPYCVEATDDGMQVRPASTTDPATWSSFDKIREAFEKFVAFDLVSGIGFVFVEGDGIVGIDLDHQRDPVTGRWEDGILEKIRSFASYAEISQSGTGAHVILLGEKPGTRCRSGDLEIYDAGRFFVMTGRHIPQTPADVQEAATGTLETLYQQIDPGRHTVRPPARPSALPVHLEDAEVIRRAASALNGQKFTALFRAGDLGEYRGDHSAADLALCTILAFWTRDRNQIDRIFRRSALMRPKWDERRGQETYGGITIDTALSSSTRISPATPANETEAAGEDLDRQCKDYPMTDAGNGERFAARWGETTRYCHPRKIWLEWDGTRWREDPKRAVYRRAKETARAIYREADRERDDAKRPALAKWAVISEGKKRLDDMLFMASSEETIGILSDELDADGNLFNLTNGTLELDTLTFREHRKEDLLTKVAGVAYDPAAACPLWDAHLRLIFGGKEDLIQAFQEHTGYCLLDTNPENVFEIWHGATGSNGKSVTLSTLRAVFGAYACHISADTFMESRQNSASARPDLMSLRGARLVTAVETDQGRRLAEGQIKAMTGGDPISARELFRNQETFPPLFTPILATNHAPVIRGMDGAIWRRIRLWPFTVEIPDDQKIPNYDQRLAGEGSGILNWMLAGLRRYHTAGTLAKPPELVANTNAYRAQQDILKGFIPERCITGGEERCLRTELHNEYAAWCAKYSEETLQPKDFYQALRDHNFEEKRGKFGRYFVGIRLKNSRELADFEKELESGDASYQIPL